Proteins from a genomic interval of Polaribacter sp. Q13:
- a CDS encoding tetratricopeptide repeat protein — MKRILFLLLIIANSVTAQSVDSLFVSANNFYKDGKFNEAIALYKKVEAKELVSSELYYNLGNSYYKLNKVGPSIYYYEKALKLNPLNTDVKNNLVFAKRLALDNIEELPKTVLQKFNANFLQQLSYNQWAIVVVVLSILGSFLFLLFYFAKGSSKKRFYFTISMISFILLIAALFITYNQYNFSKKNIEAIVFAEKTAVRNAPTLNSEEVFTLHEGTKVFVLDGVDNWKKIKIKDGKLGWIIADKIKIINNF; from the coding sequence ATGAAAAGAATATTATTTTTATTATTGATAATTGCCAATTCGGTTACTGCACAAAGTGTAGATAGCTTATTTGTTTCTGCAAATAACTTTTATAAAGACGGCAAGTTTAATGAAGCTATTGCATTATACAAAAAGGTAGAAGCAAAAGAATTAGTATCATCAGAATTGTATTATAATTTAGGAAATTCTTACTATAAATTAAATAAAGTAGGTCCATCGATCTATTATTATGAAAAGGCTTTAAAATTAAATCCTTTAAATACGGATGTAAAAAATAATTTGGTGTTTGCAAAACGCTTAGCTTTAGATAATATTGAAGAATTACCAAAAACGGTATTGCAAAAATTTAATGCTAACTTTTTACAGCAACTCTCTTACAACCAATGGGCAATTGTTGTGGTTGTACTTTCTATTTTAGGTAGTTTCTTATTTTTATTATTCTATTTTGCTAAAGGTTCTTCTAAAAAACGGTTTTATTTTACCATAAGTATGATTAGTTTTATACTTTTAATTGCCGCTTTATTTATTACTTACAATCAATATAATTTTTCTAAAAAGAACATTGAAGCTATTGTTTTTGCAGAGAAAACAGCTGTTAGAAATGCACCCACTTTAAACTCTGAAGAAGTATTTACGTTGCATGAAGGAACAAAAGTATTTGTTTTAGATGGTGTAGATAATTGGAAAAAGATTAAAATTAAGGATGGTAAATTAGGTTGGATTATTGCTGACAAAATAAAAATAATAAATAATTTTTAA
- a CDS encoding SulP family inorganic anion transporter: MKKLFSNIKGDAFGGITAGIVALPLALAFGVSSGLGPSAGLYGAIFISFFAALFGGTSTQISGPTAPMTAVSMVVVAGIIAANDGDITKALPAILTVFLLAGLFQVGLGLIGLGKYIRYIPYPVVSGFMTAIGLIILLTQILPTVGYYPKEDIEFVSQFKAQANEVILENILKEEAGKGVLVLENFKETISKAEVITPIEIENESKILAAKETSGALGAIKAIPRALQNINWLELILALGTIFIIYGFKRITTKIPSTLVALIVMSGIAVAFNLDYKKIQEIPSGIPSIKWEVFSGFSIDNITPYIFTALTLALLGAIDSLLTSVVADNMTKTKHKPNRELIGQGIGNSIAALFGGIPGAGATIRTVVNINAGGKTKLSGMIAGVMLLIIMLGLGPIASKIPAAVLAGILITVGIGVMDYKGLKAIPFLPRDIKFGPIQLSSEVLIMIIVLLLSTFWNLVYAVGIGLVIASLMFMKKIGDLTAERSDVKTLKEEAWDDEISFPENLKEEVFIKHIKGPLFFGSTSDFQALYLQIPETAKTVILRLGRMQYMDQSGLYAMEDMLQDLKKKNIEVLFVELLPQPKYMMERIDIIPDFIPKEHIFETFEASVNWIKKNI, translated from the coding sequence ATGAAAAAATTATTCTCAAACATAAAAGGTGATGCATTTGGTGGAATAACTGCAGGTATTGTTGCCCTACCATTGGCACTAGCTTTTGGGGTTTCTTCTGGTTTAGGCCCAAGCGCAGGTTTATATGGTGCTATTTTTATCAGTTTTTTTGCCGCCCTTTTTGGTGGAACAAGTACACAAATTTCTGGCCCCACTGCCCCAATGACAGCAGTAAGTATGGTAGTTGTAGCGGGTATAATTGCTGCAAATGATGGAGATATTACCAAAGCTTTACCCGCAATTTTAACGGTTTTTTTATTAGCCGGATTATTCCAAGTAGGATTAGGTTTAATTGGATTAGGTAAATATATTAGATACATTCCGTACCCTGTTGTATCTGGATTTATGACCGCCATTGGATTGATCATTTTACTTACACAAATATTACCAACAGTTGGCTATTACCCAAAAGAAGACATAGAATTTGTATCTCAATTTAAAGCGCAAGCAAACGAAGTAATTCTCGAAAATATCTTAAAGGAAGAGGCGGGAAAAGGTGTTTTAGTTTTAGAAAACTTTAAAGAAACTATTTCTAAAGCAGAAGTAATTACACCTATAGAAATAGAAAACGAATCTAAAATACTAGCCGCAAAAGAAACTTCTGGTGCATTAGGCGCTATTAAGGCTATTCCTAGAGCGCTACAAAATATTAATTGGCTAGAACTTATATTGGCATTAGGAACCATTTTTATAATCTATGGTTTTAAACGGATTACCACTAAAATTCCGAGTACGTTGGTTGCTTTAATTGTAATGTCTGGAATTGCAGTAGCCTTTAATTTAGATTATAAAAAAATTCAAGAAATTCCTAGTGGAATACCTTCCATTAAATGGGAAGTTTTTTCAGGCTTTTCTATCGATAATATTACTCCGTATATTTTTACAGCTTTAACATTAGCACTGTTGGGTGCCATAGATTCGCTTTTAACAAGTGTTGTTGCAGATAACATGACCAAAACAAAACATAAGCCAAATAGAGAGTTAATTGGTCAAGGAATAGGAAATAGTATTGCCGCATTATTTGGTGGAATTCCTGGTGCCGGAGCAACAATTAGAACTGTTGTAAACATTAATGCAGGAGGAAAAACTAAACTTTCAGGAATGATAGCTGGAGTTATGTTGTTAATAATTATGCTTGGTTTAGGCCCTATAGCCTCTAAAATTCCTGCTGCTGTTTTAGCAGGGATCTTAATAACAGTTGGTATTGGAGTTATGGATTATAAAGGCCTAAAAGCCATCCCTTTTTTACCAAGAGATATTAAATTTGGACCTATTCAATTAAGTTCTGAAGTATTAATAATGATTATAGTTTTACTGCTGTCAACATTCTGGAATTTAGTGTACGCTGTAGGTATTGGTTTAGTAATAGCTTCTTTAATGTTTATGAAAAAAATTGGAGATTTAACAGCAGAAAGATCTGATGTTAAGACTCTTAAAGAAGAAGCTTGGGATGATGAAATTAGTTTTCCTGAAAATTTAAAAGAAGAAGTTTTTATAAAACATATAAAAGGACCTTTATTTTTTGGATCAACTAGCGATTTTCAAGCACTTTATCTTCAAATTCCCGAAACTGCAAAAACTGTAATTTTACGTTTAGGTAGAATGCAATATATGGATCAATCTGGGTTATATGCTATGGAAGATATGCTACAAGATTTAAAGAAAAAAAACATTGAAGTTTTATTCGTAGAATTGTTACCACAACCAAAATACATGATGGAAAGGATTGATATTATTCCAGATTTTATTCCTAAAGAACACATTTTCGAAACTTTTGAAGCATCGGTAAATTGGATTAAAAAAAATATATAA
- a CDS encoding CvpA family protein has translation MNIFDIIIASLLLFGFVRGLLKGLFVEVASLVALIGGVYEAIHFSYFASDFLKEYVSWKPEYISLASFAITFVIIIVVIALLGKALTKIADFASLGIINKILGGVFGALKIGLILSVVFIFFGKMNDTIPFIEKETLKESILYGPVKKVAPTIFPSIIKEEKPV, from the coding sequence ATGAATATTTTTGATATTATAATAGCATCTTTATTGCTTTTTGGTTTTGTAAGAGGATTATTAAAAGGCTTGTTTGTAGAAGTAGCCTCTTTGGTAGCGCTAATAGGGGGTGTGTATGAAGCAATCCATTTTTCTTATTTTGCTTCCGATTTTTTAAAAGAGTATGTTTCTTGGAAACCAGAATATATTTCTTTAGCCTCTTTTGCTATTACTTTTGTAATTATAATTGTGGTAATTGCACTTCTTGGAAAAGCATTGACTAAAATAGCAGATTTTGCTTCTCTAGGAATTATAAATAAAATATTAGGAGGTGTCTTTGGAGCACTAAAAATAGGATTAATATTGAGCGTTGTTTTTATTTTCTTCGGAAAAATGAATGATACAATCCCTTTTATAGAAAAGGAAACATTAAAAGAATCTATTTTATATGGCCCAGTAAAAAAAGTGGCACCAACTATTTTTCCATCAATAATTAAGGAAGAAAAACCTGTATAA
- a CDS encoding carbonic anhydrase family protein produces the protein MKAHTRETQATMTPKKALDFLKEGNQRFQNNLKVNRNLLEQVNDTSDGQFPFATILSCIDSRVSAELIFDQGFGDVFSVRIAGNFVNEDILGSMEFACKLAGTKVIVVLGHTACGAIKGACDNAKLGNLTALINKIKPAVNAVIEPKDPSLRNSSNLEFVNEVSDKNVHMTIDNIRSQSPVLKEMEDDGEITIVGAMYDIKDGLVTFY, from the coding sequence ATGAAAGCACATACAAGAGAAACGCAAGCTACAATGACGCCTAAAAAAGCGTTAGATTTTTTAAAAGAAGGAAACCAAAGGTTTCAAAATAACCTAAAAGTAAACAGAAATCTTTTAGAGCAGGTAAACGATACTAGTGATGGTCAATTTCCTTTTGCTACTATTTTAAGCTGTATAGACTCTAGAGTATCTGCCGAATTAATTTTTGATCAAGGTTTCGGAGATGTTTTTAGTGTAAGAATTGCAGGTAATTTTGTAAATGAAGATATTTTAGGCAGTATGGAATTTGCCTGTAAACTAGCAGGAACCAAAGTAATTGTTGTTTTAGGACATACTGCTTGTGGTGCCATAAAGGGTGCTTGCGATAACGCAAAACTAGGAAACTTAACAGCACTGATTAACAAAATAAAACCCGCCGTTAATGCGGTAATAGAACCAAAAGACCCAAGCTTAAGAAACTCTAGTAATCTAGAGTTTGTAAATGAGGTTTCAGATAAAAATGTTCATATGACAATTGATAATATCCGTAGTCAAAGTCCTGTTTTAAAGGAAATGGAAGATGATGGAGAAATTACAATTGTAGGTGCTATGTATGATATTAAGGATGGTTTAGTAACATTCTACTAA
- a CDS encoding carbonic anhydrase, protein MDLDKVFQNNEDWVKKKLSVNENYFEELGKGQNPELLYIGCSDSRVPVGELMGAKPGEVFVHRNIANMVISIDLNVMSVLNYAIDHLKVKHVIVCGHYGCGGVKAAMQSSDLGILNPWLRNIRDVYRIHSKELNSIKDEKTKYERLVELNVKEQCVNLIKTAAVQKAFRDRGLKVHGWVLDIHTGKLIDLKINFEKYLEDIMQIYHLD, encoded by the coding sequence ATGGATTTAGATAAGGTATTCCAAAACAATGAGGATTGGGTAAAAAAGAAATTATCTGTTAATGAAAATTACTTTGAAGAATTAGGAAAAGGACAAAATCCTGAATTATTATATATTGGCTGTTCAGACAGTAGAGTTCCTGTAGGAGAGCTAATGGGAGCAAAACCCGGAGAAGTTTTTGTGCACCGTAATATAGCCAATATGGTTATTAGTATAGATTTAAATGTAATGTCTGTTTTAAATTATGCAATAGATCATTTAAAAGTGAAACATGTTATTGTATGTGGGCATTATGGTTGTGGTGGTGTTAAAGCTGCTATGCAATCTTCTGATCTAGGTATATTAAACCCCTGGTTAAGAAACATTAGAGATGTATATAGAATTCATTCTAAAGAACTTAATTCTATAAAGGATGAAAAAACAAAATACGAACGATTAGTAGAGTTAAATGTAAAAGAACAGTGCGTAAACTTAATTAAGACTGCTGCAGTACAAAAAGCATTTAGAGATCGTGGTTTAAAGGTACATGGCTGGGTTTTAGATATTCATACAGGGAAATTAATAGATCTTAAAATCAATTTTGAAAAATATTTAGAAGACATAATGCAAATTTATCATTTAGATTAA
- a CDS encoding universal stress protein yields MKEEKKYKILVLSDLNKSTGKTIKSSISIAKIVNADINFFYVKKPTEVVEKESQLSAMRTFNKEYFSIDKTIKGLITPIAKEYQININYSFTIGNLKNEIENHINENKPDIIVLGKRKTKIVNFMRDNITQFILKKHKGTIVITDDTNPLEPNKELSLGSLNQTKSKNVIIENILSSSKKPLTSFKILDSSSNLKDESFSKDKNTTEYVFEKGDNVVKNISTYLSKSSINLLLVNRNHSNMTKSNIKEVINNLNCSLILTT; encoded by the coding sequence ATGAAAGAAGAAAAAAAATATAAAATTTTAGTATTATCAGATTTAAATAAATCTACAGGTAAAACTATAAAAAGCAGTATAAGTATTGCCAAAATAGTAAATGCAGATATTAACTTTTTCTATGTAAAAAAACCAACAGAAGTTGTAGAAAAAGAAAGTCAATTATCTGCAATGAGAACATTTAACAAAGAATATTTTTCTATAGATAAAACCATTAAAGGTTTAATAACACCAATTGCTAAAGAGTATCAGATAAATATAAATTATTCTTTTACCATTGGAAATTTAAAAAATGAAATAGAAAACCATATTAATGAAAACAAACCAGACATTATTGTTTTAGGAAAAAGAAAAACTAAAATAGTAAATTTTATGCGTGATAATATTACTCAGTTTATCCTTAAAAAACACAAAGGAACAATTGTTATTACTGATGATACTAATCCTTTAGAACCAAATAAAGAACTATCTTTAGGTTCATTGAATCAGACAAAATCTAAAAACGTAATTATTGAGAATATTTTAAGTTCATCTAAAAAACCTTTAACATCTTTTAAAATTTTAGACAGTTCTAGCAATTTAAAAGATGAATCGTTCTCAAAAGATAAAAATACAACTGAGTACGTTTTTGAAAAAGGAGATAATGTGGTAAAGAACATATCTACTTACTTATCAAAAAGTAGTATTAATTTACTTTTAGTAAATAGAAATCATAGCAATATGACAAAATCAAATATTAAAGAGGTAATTAACAATCTTAATTGCTCACTTATTTTAACAACATAA
- a CDS encoding BatD family protein, whose translation MKSKLIFIFLFLVTVSVVAQEATLTAKVSKNKLGVNQRLRIEFTINKQGGDHFSPPNFTNFKVVGGPSQSVSQSWINGKSSFAQSYTYIIKPNRKGELTIGTASIKIDGKTIKTDPIKIIVLDAVEIPKDPNDPNYIAQQNIHLVAEISKSRPYVGEGIYVEYRLYVSENVSVYDTGVTEAPQYNGFWNQAIKIKNFPVKMGKYNGDDYRYIVLQKALLIPTKTGNLTIDPMKMDIVIGVPTGRADFFGNVITKNVKKEFASAKKIISPRSLPLEGKPTNFAGAVGDFNFDVTLSKGVLKANESSQIKVAVSGDGNLKLFELPEVTTPVELEKYQPERKEKVQVSPNGISGTVSDLYTVVPQYKGKYKIPNVSFSYFNPDEKKYHTITTDDFYVDVLEGKELKPAVDTNATQKHDVVSTGKNFRYIETKSSLERIDTDDFFKSNLFYILLLLPLITIPIGIFIAKKNEERSNDLIGNKLRKAERLAKKYLSEAQKQLGKKEAFYEALERALHNYLKAKLGIETADISTEKITEILENKKIEPTTIDQFIEVLKHSDMARYSQITNTEMEAEFERAKQVIVQLDKQL comes from the coding sequence ATGAAAAGTAAATTAATATTCATATTTCTATTTTTAGTAACCGTTTCTGTAGTAGCTCAAGAGGCAACTTTAACAGCAAAAGTGAGTAAAAATAAATTGGGTGTAAACCAACGTTTACGCATTGAGTTTACAATAAACAAACAAGGTGGAGACCATTTTTCTCCGCCAAATTTTACTAATTTTAAAGTAGTTGGTGGGCCTAGCCAGTCTGTAAGTCAGTCTTGGATAAACGGAAAATCTAGTTTTGCGCAATCTTACACTTACATTATTAAACCCAATAGAAAAGGAGAATTAACTATTGGAACAGCAAGTATTAAAATTGATGGAAAAACAATAAAAACAGATCCTATAAAAATTATTGTTTTAGATGCAGTAGAAATACCAAAAGACCCAAATGATCCGAATTATATTGCACAACAAAACATTCATTTAGTAGCAGAAATTTCTAAATCTAGACCGTATGTTGGAGAAGGAATTTATGTTGAATACAGATTATATGTAAGTGAAAATGTTAGTGTTTATGATACAGGCGTTACAGAAGCACCACAATACAATGGTTTTTGGAACCAAGCCATTAAAATAAAAAATTTCCCCGTAAAAATGGGAAAATACAATGGTGATGACTATAGATATATTGTACTCCAAAAAGCCTTATTAATACCTACAAAAACAGGAAATTTAACTATAGACCCTATGAAAATGGACATTGTTATTGGGGTACCTACAGGAAGAGCCGATTTTTTTGGAAACGTAATTACAAAAAATGTCAAAAAAGAATTTGCATCAGCAAAAAAAATAATTAGCCCAAGAAGTCTTCCTTTAGAAGGAAAACCAACAAACTTTGCAGGTGCTGTTGGTGATTTTAATTTTGACGTTACTTTAAGTAAAGGAGTCTTAAAAGCAAATGAAAGTTCGCAAATAAAAGTAGCTGTTTCTGGTGATGGAAATTTAAAATTATTTGAACTACCAGAGGTTACTACTCCGGTTGAGCTAGAAAAATATCAACCAGAAAGAAAAGAAAAAGTACAAGTAAGTCCTAACGGAATTTCGGGTACTGTTTCAGATTTATACACGGTTGTTCCTCAGTATAAAGGAAAATATAAGATACCAAACGTTTCCTTTTCTTATTTTAATCCGGATGAAAAAAAATACCATACAATTACAACAGATGATTTCTATGTAGATGTATTAGAAGGTAAAGAATTAAAACCTGCTGTAGACACCAATGCTACGCAAAAACACGATGTAGTTTCTACAGGTAAAAACTTTAGATACATTGAAACAAAAAGTAGCTTAGAGCGCATAGATACAGATGACTTCTTTAAATCTAACTTGTTTTATATTTTATTATTATTACCATTAATTACAATTCCTATTGGTATTTTTATTGCTAAAAAGAATGAAGAAAGAAGTAATGATCTTATTGGAAATAAACTTAGAAAAGCAGAAAGATTAGCTAAAAAATATTTATCTGAAGCGCAAAAACAATTAGGTAAAAAAGAAGCTTTTTACGAAGCCCTAGAGCGTGCATTACACAATTACTTAAAAGCAAAGTTAGGTATTGAAACAGCGGATATTAGTACAGAAAAAATTACAGAAATATTAGAAAACAAAAAGATTGAACCAACAACAATTGATCAATTTATTGAAGTTTTAAAACATTCTGATATGGCGCGTTACTCTCAAATAACGAATACAGAAATGGAAGCAGAATTTGAAAGAGCAAAACAAGTTATTGTTCAATTAGATAAACAATTATAA
- a CDS encoding SulP family inorganic anion transporter has protein sequence MFKNIKNDLPASIVVFFVALPLCLGIALASGAPLFSGVIAGIIGGVIVGSLSGSKLGVSGPAAGLAAIVLTAIGTLGSYENFLVAVVLAGIIQLIFGFLKAGVIGYYFPSSVIKGMLTGIGIIIILKQIPHFFGYDAEPEGADSFLEVSGENTFSSLFNIFDHLILGSVVIGVLGLAVILFWDTVLAKKAKFFTVIQGPLIAVVLGIIFYLLTGSNETLAISTSHLVSVPIPEDLNSFLGQFSFPNFAAITNPEVWIVAFTIALVASLETLLSVEACDKLDPNKNVTPTNRELLAQGAGNIISGLVGGLPITQVIVRSSANVQSGGKTKLSTILHGFFLLISVILIPSLLNKIPLSVLAAILLVVGYKLAKPALFKQMYKLGWKQFVPFVVTVVGIVFTDLLVGIGLGLAVGIVVILLKSYQNSHFLHIEDKSNGKHKIKMTLAEEVTFFNKGAILKELDSLPRDTSLEINLIKTRYLDNDIIEILEDFLHKAKERNIDINLISKRGIVENPTSFIHFFNDRPKSDLSLS, from the coding sequence ATGTTTAAAAACATTAAAAATGATTTACCTGCAAGTATTGTAGTGTTTTTCGTAGCATTACCTTTATGTCTAGGTATTGCATTAGCAAGTGGAGCACCATTATTTTCTGGAGTTATTGCAGGAATTATTGGTGGAGTTATAGTAGGTAGCCTTAGTGGCTCTAAACTTGGTGTTAGTGGTCCCGCAGCCGGATTAGCTGCAATTGTATTAACAGCCATTGGAACTTTAGGTAGTTATGAGAATTTTTTAGTAGCCGTTGTCTTAGCAGGAATTATCCAATTAATTTTCGGTTTTTTAAAAGCAGGAGTTATTGGTTACTATTTTCCATCCTCTGTAATTAAAGGAATGTTAACCGGTATTGGTATCATTATTATTTTAAAGCAAATCCCTCACTTTTTTGGGTATGATGCAGAACCAGAAGGAGCAGATAGTTTCTTAGAGGTTTCTGGAGAAAATACATTTTCTTCTCTTTTTAATATCTTTGATCACCTTATTTTAGGATCTGTTGTTATTGGTGTATTAGGATTGGCTGTAATCTTATTTTGGGATACCGTTTTAGCTAAAAAGGCTAAATTTTTCACAGTTATTCAAGGGCCATTAATTGCTGTGGTATTAGGTATTATTTTTTATCTATTAACAGGTTCTAATGAAACGTTGGCTATATCAACATCACATTTAGTAAGTGTACCTATTCCAGAAGATCTTAACTCGTTTTTAGGTCAGTTTAGCTTCCCTAATTTCGCAGCCATTACAAACCCAGAAGTATGGATTGTAGCCTTTACAATTGCCTTAGTAGCAAGTTTAGAAACCTTATTAAGTGTTGAGGCTTGTGATAAATTAGATCCCAACAAAAACGTAACTCCAACAAACAGAGAATTGTTAGCGCAAGGAGCAGGAAACATTATTTCTGGTTTAGTTGGTGGGTTACCAATTACTCAAGTAATTGTAAGAAGTTCTGCAAATGTACAGTCTGGAGGAAAAACAAAGTTATCGACAATTTTACACGGTTTCTTTTTGTTAATTTCTGTAATTTTAATCCCAAGCTTACTTAACAAAATTCCATTATCTGTTCTTGCTGCTATTCTATTAGTTGTAGGTTATAAGTTAGCAAAACCAGCACTTTTTAAACAAATGTATAAATTAGGATGGAAACAATTTGTGCCTTTTGTTGTTACCGTGGTTGGTATTGTTTTTACCGATTTATTAGTAGGTATTGGGTTAGGTCTTGCTGTAGGAATCGTTGTTATCTTGTTAAAGAGTTATCAAAACTCTCACTTTCTTCATATTGAAGATAAAAGTAATGGTAAACATAAAATAAAAATGACTTTGGCAGAAGAAGTAACATTTTTTAACAAAGGTGCCATCTTAAAAGAGTTAGATAGTTTACCTAGAGATACATCTTTAGAAATAAACTTAATTAAAACAAGGTATTTAGACAATGATATTATCGAAATTCTAGAAGATTTCTTGCATAAAGCAAAAGAAAGAAATATTGATATAAACTTAATCTCTAAACGTGGTATAGTAGAAAACCCAACTAGTTTTATTCATTTTTTTAACGATAGACCAAAATCAGATTTAAGTTTAAGTTAA
- a CDS encoding TlpA disulfide reductase family protein: MLKNILFSCTLFISLSVLSQQNFKLKDTAPNFKLWLIDGSKLTNEDTKGKVVVLKFWFTSCMPCLTDIPTLNSLVKEFEKRDDILFIAPALDRKPVIEKLLEVHPFHFKIAYSAMDVSRKFNKQQVYPSYFIINKKGEITYIDSGSKKSDVKNLREAIIKSLK, translated from the coding sequence ATGCTAAAAAACATACTATTTTCATGTACTTTGTTTATCAGTCTATCCGTTTTGAGTCAGCAAAATTTTAAATTAAAAGATACTGCTCCAAATTTTAAATTATGGCTTATAGATGGTTCTAAATTAACCAATGAAGACACTAAAGGAAAAGTAGTTGTTTTAAAATTTTGGTTTACCTCTTGCATGCCATGTTTAACCGATATTCCTACATTAAATAGCCTTGTAAAAGAGTTTGAAAAAAGAGATGATATTTTATTTATTGCACCTGCATTAGACAGAAAACCTGTTATAGAAAAATTATTAGAAGTACATCCTTTTCACTTTAAAATTGCTTATTCTGCTATGGATGTTAGCCGAAAATTTAACAAACAACAGGTTTATCCATCGTATTTTATCATCAATAAAAAAGGAGAAATTACTTATATAGATAGTGGCAGCAAAAAATCTGATGTTAAAAATCTAAGAGAAGCAATTATAAAATCTTTAAAGTAA
- a CDS encoding TlpA disulfide reductase family protein: MKKILALIFLISSFAHAQYTVNATMSPTIDTDWVILYKIEGASQRFIQNSKIKIDTISVQGKKQALGSFSFTLPENTKIGSYRITYNLENAGFVDFIFNKEDVSFGFNPKYANQTVTFTTSKENMVYKSYLDKNSKAQETLDSIQVAALQSPDLNLKKKYKKALNKVNEIQKNYLEASNGMYVQPFIKASLRNNPPEILETPEKYMSNMIDTFFDNIDFNNETLLNSSFLTSRITDYVFYINYSEDKETQQNLFKKSVDTVLSKINNVTYKKDVIEFLVTQFETSMNLELIDYLFETHYNKLPANLQDKKFKEGKKALFAAEIGRIAPDFSWKEDGKVLTLSKLKDAENYLLIFWSTTCSHCLHEIPLVYKYLKENKKVKVIAFSLEKDAFGWNSYKKTLPNWHHVLGLNKWQNKTARTYNIVSTPSYFILDANKKIIAKPELLKDVKQFFTEK; encoded by the coding sequence ATGAAAAAAATACTCGCTCTTATATTCTTAATTTCTTCATTCGCACACGCACAATATACAGTTAATGCCACCATGTCTCCAACAATAGATACAGATTGGGTTATATTGTACAAAATAGAAGGTGCATCACAAAGATTTATTCAAAACTCTAAAATTAAGATAGATACTATTAGTGTTCAAGGCAAAAAACAAGCCTTAGGCAGCTTTAGTTTTACATTACCAGAAAACACAAAAATAGGTTCTTATAGAATAACCTATAATTTAGAAAATGCAGGTTTTGTAGATTTTATTTTTAATAAAGAAGATGTAAGTTTTGGATTTAATCCAAAATATGCAAACCAAACGGTAACTTTTACAACCTCTAAAGAAAATATGGTATATAAAAGTTATTTAGACAAAAATTCTAAAGCGCAAGAAACATTAGATTCTATACAAGTTGCAGCCTTACAAAGCCCCGATTTAAATCTAAAAAAGAAATACAAAAAGGCTTTAAATAAAGTAAATGAAATTCAAAAAAATTATTTAGAAGCATCAAATGGCATGTATGTTCAGCCATTTATAAAAGCTTCCTTAAGAAATAACCCACCAGAAATTCTAGAGACTCCAGAAAAGTATATGTCTAATATGATCGATACTTTTTTTGACAATATTGACTTTAATAACGAAACATTACTAAACTCTTCTTTTTTAACTAGTAGAATAACAGATTATGTCTTTTATATTAACTATTCTGAAGATAAGGAAACACAACAAAATTTATTTAAAAAATCTGTAGATACAGTGCTTTCTAAAATTAATAATGTCACTTATAAAAAAGATGTAATTGAATTTTTAGTTACGCAGTTTGAAACATCAATGAACTTAGAATTAATAGACTATTTATTTGAAACTCATTACAACAAATTACCAGCTAACCTACAAGATAAAAAATTTAAAGAGGGAAAAAAAGCTTTATTTGCAGCAGAAATAGGTAGAATAGCTCCAGATTTCTCTTGGAAAGAAGACGGTAAAGTACTCACGCTTTCTAAATTAAAAGATGCAGAAAATTATTTATTGATATTTTGGAGTACTACTTGCTCTCATTGTTTACACGAAATTCCACTAGTATATAAATATTTAAAAGAAAATAAAAAAGTAAAAGTAATTGCGTTTTCTTTAGAAAAAGATGCTTTTGGTTGGAATAGCTACAAAAAAACTTTACCTAATTGGCATCATGTGTTAGGTTTAAATAAATGGCAAAATAAAACTGCCAGAACCTATAATATTGTTTCTACACCAAGTTATTTTATTTTAGATGCAAACAAAAAAATTATAGCAAAACCAGAGCTATTAAAAGATGTAAAACAATTTTTTACTGAAAAGTAA